From a region of the Impatiens glandulifera chromosome 4, dImpGla2.1, whole genome shotgun sequence genome:
- the LOC124934593 gene encoding aspartic proteinase CDR1-like → MSHTASGNWPRKLLNWETLTSQKCRLHRSIPRKFSYCLTDASKGNAKSKIDIGANAIVSSRDSISTPLVLMKPPDFYYITLKAISIQNMRLPITGVTKISLKGNKFGAPKGNAFIDTGTTLTYLHDDIYYELEEELISMIQDSPIPSQSSLKLCYKNSKNFQFPTIIFHFSRGANLTLQMKNTIVPYRGQLCLAILPIDENLVILGTYYK, encoded by the exons ATGAGTCATACAGCTTCGGGGAACTGGCCACGGAAACTTTTAAATTGGGAAACACTTACCTCCCAGAAATG TCGGCTCCACCGTAGCATCCCGCGTAAATTCTCGTACTGCCTAACCGATGCTTCTAAGGGAAATGCAAAAAGCAAGATAGATATCGGAGCTAACGCAATCGTGTCTAGCCGCGATTCGATCTCTACACCTTTGGTCTTAATGAAGCCTCCAGACTTCTATTACATCACATTGAAAGCAATCAGCATTCAAAATATGAGATTACCCATCACTGGAGTAACTAAAATATCATTGAAAGGTAACAAGTTTGGTGCTCCTAAAGGTAATGCCTTTATAGACACAGGCACAACACTAACTTATTTGCATGATGATATCTACTATGAATTGGAAGAAGAACTAATAAGCATGATTCAAGATAGTCCAATTCCTTCACAAAGTAGTCTAAAACTTTGCTACAAGAACAGCAAGAACTTTCAATTTCCGACAATCATTTTCCATTTTTCTAGAGGCGCTAACTTGACTTTGCAGATGAAAAATACTATCGTTCCATATAGAGGCCAATTGTGTCTAGCGATACTCCCAATTGATGAAAATCTAGTTATATTGGGAACATATTACAAATGA